From the genome of Ananas comosus cultivar F153 linkage group 18, ASM154086v1, whole genome shotgun sequence, one region includes:
- the LOC109723850 gene encoding 30S ribosomal protein S1, chloroplastic, with amino-acid sequence MASLAQHFSGLRCPPLSSSPALSKPSSSSSSSSSKRPYSSSSRVSTTVVAAVVAGTYALTPAQKERQKLKELFEEAYERCRTAPMEGVSFTVEDFNAALDKYDFDAEIGSKVKGTVFMTDANGALVDITAKSSAYLPLQEACIHKLKHVSEAGIYPGLVEEFVVIGEKTSDDSLILSLRSIQYDLAWERCRQLQAEDVVVKGKVVGGNKGGVVAIVEGLRGFVPFSQISSKSSAEELIDKELPLKFVEVDEEQSRLVLSNRKAMADSQAQLGIGSVVLGTVQSLKPYGAFIDIGGINGLLHVSQISHDRVSDISTVLQPGDTLKVMILSHDRERGRVSLSTKKLEPTPGDMIRNPKLVFEKADEMAQIFRQRIAQAEAMARADMLRFQPESGLTLSSEGILGPLTSDLPAEGLDLSDVPPAEE; translated from the exons ATGGCGTCTTTGGCGCAGCACTTCTCCGGCCTCCGATGCCcgcccctctcctcctcccctgcGCTCTCCAaaccctcctcctcgtcgtcctcttcctcctctaaGCGCCCTTATTCTTCGTCGTCTAGGGTTTCCACCACCGTGGtcgcggcggtggtggcggggACGTACGCCCTAACCCCGGCGCAAAAGGAGCGGCAGAAGCTCAAGGAGCTCTTCGAGGAGGCCTACGAGCGGTGCCGCACCGCGCCCATGGAGGGCGTCTCCTTCACCGTCGAGGACTTCAACGCCGCCCTCGACAAGTACGACTTCGACGCCGAAATCGGAAGCAAG GTTAAGGGCACAGTTTTCATGACAGATGCAAATGGTGCACTTGTTGACATTACAGCTAAATCTTCTGCTTACTTACCTCTTCAAGAGGCATGCATTCATAAATTAAAGCATGTATCGGAGGCAGGCATTTATCCAGGATTAGTTGAAGAGTTTGTTGTAATTGGTGAGAAGACCTCCGATGATAGCTTAATTTTGAGTCTGCGGTCGATTCAGTATGATCTTGCGTGGGAAAGGTGCAGGCAACTCCAAGCTGAAGATGTTGTTGTGAAGGGTAAG GTTGTTGGAGGAAATAAAGGAGGTGTGGTAGCCATTGTGGAAGGTCTTCGTGGTTTTGTTCCATTTTCACAGATATCATCG AAATCGTCTGCAGAGGAACTCATTGATAAGGAATTACCCCTTAAATTCGTTGAGGTTGATGAGGAGCAATCTAGGCTTGTTCTGAGTAATCGCAAAGCCATGGCCGATAGCCAAGCTCAGCTCGGTATTGGTTCGGTGGTCTTGGGAACTGTGCAGAGTTTAAAACCTTATGGTGCCTTTATCGACATTGGTGGAATCAATGGCCTTCTCCATGTTAGCCAGATAAGCCATGATCGTGTATCGGACATCTCAACAGTGTTGCAACCTGGAGACACCCTCAAG GTGATGATCCTAAGCCATGATCGCGAAAGAGGCCGAGTTAGCCTCTCTACTAAGAAGCTTGAACCAACCCCTGGTGACATGATTCGCAATCCAAAACTTGTTTTTGAGAAG GCGGATGAGATGGCTCAGATATTTAGGCAGAGGATAGCTCAAGCCGAGGCAATGGCCCGTGCTGATATGCTAAGATTCCAACCCGAG AGTGGTTTAACTCTAAGTTCGGAGGGTATATTAGGTCCGCTGACCTCGGACTTGCCTGCGGAGGGTTTAGATTTGAGTGATGTCCCTCCTGCTGAAGAGTAG
- the LOC109723849 gene encoding pentatricopeptide repeat-containing protein At1g13040, mitochondrial — protein MFLAKRCNFWRLWISFPIWSTLRPVSAITQSGFFSSESRKNLSELFQPPAPAYSDSACQIGRILQCNQWSESVAMELERLGVELNPYVVNQVLKSLSDSALAFHFYWWAESRPDFEHDHFTIKSIVSLLLQDQNFGLLSDVLRRIRRKGLSLHRSLYRILISGYVRAGLIGSAIEMFDQMIVSGCRVFSIDYNRLIGVLIKNQNFDLVEKYYNMMIQQGLSLTPFTYSRWISSLCEARRIGLVENLLGDMNKIGSFPDIWACNIYLDSLCKDRRLDDAMNFLETMVKKGRDPDVVTYTTIINGLCESKRISDAVELWEEMVKRGFTPDGVACGALIFGLCNHGKVDVAYELAMGMLKMNIDISVSVYNALISGFWRAGRVDKAHTIMSFMQRNGCQPDLVTYNILLNHYCNKVMLDKAYNLIKKMETSGISPDRHSYNQLLKGLCKANKLEKAHALFTDQMELNGFCDVVSCNILIDAFCRARKMESAFNLFKEMSQKGITADAVTYGTLINGFFRVGYSNVAEELFHQMLKAGVVPNVNLYNIMIYYICEAGRLRYAQKLFSDMVEKGINPDVVSFNTLINGLKKSLRMNEALDVYKDMCNKGVTPDNLTFRLLVGGFLKEGKIMMAYRIWEHMMENGFTLDRDVSERLVDAIKAKGN, from the coding sequence ATGTTTTTGGCCAAAAGATGTAACTTTTGGCGTCTCTGGATCTCGTTCCCTATTTGGTCAACTCTTCGACCGGTTTCGGCGATTACCCAGAGCGGTTTTTTCTCGTCGGAGTCTCGTAAGAACTTGTCGGAGTTGTTTCAGCCACCGGCGCCGGCGTATTCTGATTCCGCTTGTCAAATTGGAAGGATTTTGCAGTGCAATCAGTGGTCGGAGTCTGTAGCTATGGAATTGGAAAGGCTCGGTGTGGAGTTGAATCCTTATGTGGTTAATCAAGTTTTGAAAAGCTTGTCGGATTCGGCTTTGGCCTTCCACTTTTACTGGTGGGCCGAATCCCGGCCTGATTTTGAGCACGATCACTTCACTATCAAGTCGATCGTCTCCCTCCTGTTGCAAGATCAGAACTTTGGGCTGTTATCGGATGTTTTGAGAAGAATTAGGCGTAAGGGTTTATCTTTGCACCGGTCCTTGTACCGGATTCTTATATCTGGTTACGTTCGCGCAGGGTTGATTGGTTCGGCGATAGAAATGTTTGATCAGATGATTGTGTCTGGTTGCCGTGTATTTAGTATAGATTATAATCGACTCATTGGTGTTTTAATTAAGAATCAAAACTTTGATTTAGTGGAGAAGTACTATAATATGATGATTCAACAAGGTTTATCTTTGACCCCGTTCACTTACTCAAGGTGGATATCCAGTTTATGTGAAGCAAGAAGAATTGGGCTTGTTGAGAACCTCCTAGGCGATATGAATAAGATTGGGTCTTTTCCGGATATTTGGGCTTGCAATATATATTTAGATTCTCTATGTAAGGATAGAAGGTTGGACGATGCCATGAATTTTTTAGAGACCATGGTTAAGAAGGGGAGAGACCCAGATGTTGTAACTTACACCACGATAATTAACGGTTTGTGTGAAAGTAAACGAATCTCAGATGCGGTAGAGCTATGGGAGGAAATGGTGAAGAGGGGGTTTACGCCGGATGGTGTTGCTTGTGGTGCCCTAATATTTGGTTTATGTAATCATGGTAAGGTCGATGTAGCTTATGAGCTCGCAATGGGAATGCTAAAGATGAACATCGATATCTCTGTATCAGTTTATAATGCCCTAATAAGTGGGTTCTGGAGAGCTGGAAGAGTTGATAAAGCCCATACAATTATGTCCTTCATGCAAAGAAATGGATGCCAACCCGATTTGGTCACATACAATATACTTCTGAATCATTACTGTAATAAGGTTATGCTGGATaaagcatataatttaataaagaaGATGGAGACGAGCGGAATAAGCCCGGATAGACACAGTTATAATCAATTATTAAAGGGTCTTTGCAAGGCTAATAAGCTTGAGAAGGCACATGCTTTGTTCACTGATCAGATGGAGCTAAACGGATTCTGCGATGTTGTATCTTGTAACATACTAATCGATGCATTTTGCAGGGCGAGGAAAATGGAGAGTGCATTTAACTTATTCAAGGAGATGAGTCAGAAAGGAATAACCGCTGATGCTGTGACTTATGGGACACTGATTAATGGATTTTTTAGAGTAGGATATTCTAATGTAGCTGAGGAACTTTTTCACCAAATGCTTAAGGCTGGAGTTGTCCCAAATGTTAATTTGTACAATATTATGATTTACTACATTTGTGAGGCTGGTCGTCTGAGATATGCTCAGAAGTTGTTCTCCGACATGGTTGAGAAGGGAATAAACCCTGATGTAGTTTCTTTTAACACTCTAATAAATGGGCTTAAAAAGAGTTTAAGAATGAATGAGGCCCTCGATGTATACAAGGACATGTGTAATAAAGGAGTAACTCCTGACAACTTGACATTTAGATTATTGGTTGGAGGATTTCTAAAGGAAGGGAAGATTATGATGGCTTATAGAATCTGGGAACATATGATGGAGAATGGATTCACTCTTGACAGAGACGTGTCAGAAAGACTGGTAGATGCAATTAAGGCAAAAGGCAACTAG